In one Buchnera aphidicola (Uroleucon sonchi) genomic region, the following are encoded:
- a CDS encoding NADH-quinone oxidoreductase subunit M, translating into MLLSFLIIIPFLSSIFSFCFYKIKKNMSRWIALSGTILILLITIIIFIDNNSFLNIKKNLIWNHQLIIPWITRFGIEFHIAIDGFSIIMILFSLILSIIAIICSWNEIKQNEGFFYFNFMLVVTGIMGIFMACDLFLFFCFWEIILFPMYFLIVLWSNQNTKNKIVIAANKFFIYGQISGLILLSSILLIVLSYYKSTNILTFNYNILLHMHINQKIEYIAMIGFFLAFIIKMPIVPFHGWLPNVHAKSISCGSVEIIGILLKTAPYALIRYNLMLFPNASKTFAPIAIFLGLFSIFYGAWIAFSQENIKKFIAYSSISHMGLILIAIYSTSEIALQGVIIHILSSSLTSAALCIVSGQLCKYFQTQNINSMGGLWSHIYWLPGLSLFFSLSNLGIPGTGNFIGEFLILSGMFKIFPYFAILGTISIIFSSIYSLNFIQNIFYGSCAKHSSVIFIQKRILCILIIIAIMIIFLGLYPQAIINISYDSIYNIYKRI; encoded by the coding sequence ATGTTACTTTCTTTTTTAATTATCATTCCATTTTTAAGTAGTATTTTTTCTTTTTGTTTTTATAAAATAAAAAAAAATATGTCTCGTTGGATTGCTTTATCAGGAACAATTTTAATTTTATTAATTACGATCATCATATTCATTGATAATAATAGTTTTTTGAATATTAAAAAGAATTTAATATGGAATCATCAATTAATTATACCCTGGATTACACGATTTGGCATTGAGTTTCATATCGCAATTGATGGATTCTCGATCATTATGATTTTATTTTCTTTAATATTATCTATTATAGCTATAATATGTTCTTGGAATGAAATTAAGCAGAATGAAGGTTTTTTTTATTTTAATTTTATGTTAGTGGTTACTGGTATTATGGGTATTTTTATGGCCTGTGATTTATTTTTATTTTTTTGTTTTTGGGAAATTATATTATTTCCAATGTATTTTTTAATTGTGCTATGGAGTAATCAAAATACAAAAAATAAAATTGTTATTGCTGCTAATAAGTTTTTTATATATGGACAAATATCTGGTTTAATATTATTGTCATCTATTTTATTAATAGTTTTAAGTTATTACAAAAGCACTAATATATTGACTTTTAATTATAATATATTATTGCACATGCATATTAATCAAAAAATAGAATATATTGCAATGATAGGTTTTTTTTTAGCATTTATTATAAAAATGCCGATTGTGCCGTTTCACGGATGGTTACCAAATGTACATGCTAAATCTATTTCTTGTGGATCTGTTGAAATCATTGGTATATTATTGAAAACTGCTCCTTATGCATTAATAAGATATAATTTAATGTTATTTCCAAATGCCAGTAAGACATTTGCTCCAATAGCAATATTTTTAGGTTTATTTAGTATATTTTATGGAGCTTGGATAGCTTTTTCACAAGAAAATATTAAGAAATTTATTGCCTATTCTTCGATTTCTCACATGGGATTAATTTTAATTGCTATTTATAGTACAAGTGAAATAGCGCTGCAAGGTGTCATAATTCACATTTTGTCAAGTAGTTTGACTTCTGCAGCTTTATGTATTGTATCTGGACAATTATGTAAATATTTTCAAACTCAAAATATTAATTCTATGGGAGGTTTATGGTCTCATATTTATTGGCTTCCAGGTTTATCTTTATTTTTTTCTTTATCAAATTTAGGAATTCCTGGAACTGGTAATTTTATTGGTGAATTTTTGATCTTATCTGGAATGTTCAAAATATTTCCATATTTTGCAATTTTAGGAACAATTAGTATAATTTTTTCTTCTATTTATTCGTTAAATTTTATACAAAATATCTTTTATGGTTCATGTGCAAAACATAGTTCTGTTATATTTATTCAAAAAAGAATTTTATGCATATTGATAATAATAGCAATAATGATAATTTTCTTAGGTTTATATCCACAAGCTATTATAAATATTTCATATGATTCTATATATAATATTTATAAAAGAATTTAA
- a CDS encoding CvpA family protein: MHISYWNILLGGIFGIIRGIILACFILLIFSYISQKNYNYYINHSILINRFIICTMFLLY; this comes from the coding sequence ATGCATATTTCTTATTGGAATATTTTATTAGGAGGTATATTCGGAATTATTCGAGGTATAATATTAGCGTGTTTTATTTTATTGATATTTAGCTATATTAGTCAAAAAAACTATAATTATTATATTAATCATTCTATATTAATTAATAGATTTATAATATGCACAATGTTTTTATTATATTAA
- a CDS encoding ribose-phosphate pyrophosphokinase, with the protein MSDMKLFAGNSIPKLAKYIANRLYINLGNASVGRFSDGEVSVQINENVRGGDVFIIQSTCSPTNDNIMELVVMVDALRRASAGRITAVIPYFGYARQDRRVRSARVPITAKVVADFLSSIGVDRVLTVDLHAEQIQGFFDVPVDNVFGSLILLEDMLQRELKNPIVVSPDIGGVVRARAIAKLLYDTDMAIIDKRRPHANVSQIMHIIGDVANRDCILVDDMIDTGGTLCKAAEALKERGAKRVFAYATHPIFSGNALINLQTSVIDEVVVCDTIPLSKQIALLPNVRTLTLSGMLAEAIRRISNEESISAMFEH; encoded by the coding sequence ATGTCAGACATGAAACTTTTTGCAGGAAATTCTATTCCAAAATTAGCAAAATATATTGCTAATAGATTATATATTAATTTAGGTAATGCGTCTGTAGGTCGATTTAGTGATGGTGAAGTCAGTGTACAAATTAATGAAAATGTTAGAGGAGGTGATGTATTTATCATTCAATCTACTTGTTCACCCACTAATGATAATATTATGGAACTAGTAGTTATGGTAGATGCATTAAGAAGAGCATCTGCTGGAAGAATTACAGCAGTAATACCATATTTTGGATATGCTCGCCAAGACCGTCGTGTAAGATCAGCTAGAGTACCTATAACAGCTAAAGTAGTAGCTGATTTTTTATCTAGTATTGGAGTTGATCGTGTATTAACAGTAGATTTACATGCAGAACAAATACAAGGTTTTTTTGATGTACCAGTAGACAATGTTTTTGGTAGTTTGATTTTACTAGAAGATATGTTGCAAAGAGAATTAAAAAATCCTATTGTTGTTTCTCCTGATATAGGAGGAGTCGTTCGAGCAAGAGCAATTGCTAAATTGCTTTATGATACTGATATGGCTATTATTGATAAAAGAAGGCCTCATGCTAATGTATCACAAATCATGCATATTATTGGAGATGTAGCAAATCGTGATTGTATTTTAGTAGATGATATGATAGATACAGGTGGCACTTTATGTAAAGCTGCAGAAGCTTTAAAAGAAAGAGGTGCTAAGAGAGTTTTTGCATATGCTACTCATCCTATTTTTTCTGGAAATGCTTTGATTAATCTACAAACTTCTGTTATAGATGAAGTAGTAGTATGTGACACCATTCCTTTGTCAAAGCAAATAGCATTACTACCAAATGTACGCACATTAACATTATCAGGAATGCTTGCTGAAGCAATTAGACGTATTAGTAACGAAGAATCAATTTCTGCTATGTTTGAGCATTAA
- the nuoL gene encoding NADH-quinone oxidoreductase subunit L: MNIIFFITLFPLLGFLFLSSIQGMMSKKNISNLGILTILISFCTTCVYGCLIHKHHNQIFTQILWNWLSINNLKINCSFFIDGLSISMLFLITGIGLLVHIFSSWYMEDKEGYSRFFAYTNLFIASMSILVLADNFLFMYLGWEGVSVCSYLLIGFYYTKYNNYRSAFKAFILTRISDVFLIIGIFLIYQKYNTFNFQEIKFLSTFLSVENIFDLNYITLFLLIGVIGKSAQLPLQTWLSDAMVGPSPVSALIHSATMVTAGVYLIARTHFLFLLTPDILYVIELLSILTIFTASISALFQNDIKRILAYSTMSQIGYMFLALGVQAWSAAIIHLIMHGIFKALLFLSAGSLIISCQNQKNIFKMGGLRKKLPFLYINFLIGGGSLVAFPILTSGFYSKDDILFNILQHGDLYFFYVSLFCSFLTALYTFRMIFVIFHGNDHNTNLVIPNNNLKHHIPLCILLLLSTVLGSYISFPLFNIFPNSYLLDNNKFILEIISSILSISGIFLSYFLWIKHIFSIQKYYKYSFIQKIHYFFLNGWGFDYVYNIFFVNIYLYISKIFSYDPFNKFMNYLFKIVKICNFYLLKSSNGYVRWYVSSMILGINAIFILILLY, translated from the coding sequence ATGAATATTATTTTTTTCATAACTCTTTTTCCACTGTTAGGATTTCTTTTTTTATCTTCTATACAAGGTATGATGTCTAAAAAAAATATATCAAATTTAGGAATACTTACAATATTAATATCTTTTTGTACTACTTGTGTTTATGGTTGTCTAATTCACAAACATCATAATCAAATTTTTACACAGATATTATGGAATTGGTTATCTATTAATAATTTAAAAATTAATTGTAGTTTTTTTATAGATGGATTATCTATAAGTATGTTATTTTTAATTACAGGTATTGGTTTATTAGTGCATATTTTTTCTTCCTGGTATATGGAAGATAAAGAAGGCTATTCGCGATTTTTTGCTTATACTAATTTATTTATAGCAAGCATGTCTATTTTAGTACTTGCTGATAATTTTTTATTTATGTATTTAGGATGGGAAGGAGTTAGTGTTTGTTCTTATTTACTCATTGGGTTTTATTATACTAAATATAATAATTATCGATCTGCTTTTAAAGCGTTTATTTTAACTCGTATTTCTGATGTTTTTTTGATTATTGGAATATTTTTGATATATCAAAAATATAATACTTTTAATTTTCAAGAAATTAAGTTTTTATCAACATTTTTAAGTGTAGAAAACATTTTTGATTTAAATTATATTACATTGTTTTTATTAATTGGAGTTATTGGAAAATCAGCACAATTGCCTTTGCAAACTTGGTTATCTGATGCTATGGTTGGTCCTAGTCCTGTTTCAGCTTTAATTCATTCAGCGACTATGGTAACCGCAGGTGTATATTTAATTGCAAGGACACATTTTTTATTTTTACTTACTCCAGATATATTATATGTTATAGAATTATTAAGTATTTTAACAATATTTACTGCTAGTATATCAGCTTTATTTCAAAATGATATAAAACGCATATTAGCTTATTCTACTATGAGTCAAATTGGTTATATGTTTTTAGCTTTAGGAGTGCAAGCATGGAGCGCAGCTATTATACATTTAATTATGCATGGAATATTTAAAGCATTATTATTTTTATCTGCTGGATCATTAATCATTTCGTGTCAAAATCAAAAAAATATATTTAAAATGGGCGGATTAAGAAAAAAATTGCCTTTTTTATATATTAATTTTTTAATTGGAGGAGGATCTTTAGTTGCATTTCCTATATTAACTTCTGGTTTTTATAGTAAAGATGATATTTTGTTCAATATTTTGCAACACGGAGATTTATATTTTTTTTACGTTTCATTATTTTGTTCTTTTTTAACCGCTTTGTATACATTCAGAATGATTTTTGTAATTTTTCACGGCAATGATCATAATACTAATTTAGTAATTCCCAATAATAATTTAAAACATCATATTCCATTGTGTATTTTATTATTACTATCTACTGTATTAGGATCATATATATCATTTCCATTATTTAATATTTTTCCTAATTCTTATTTATTAGATAATAATAAGTTTATTTTAGAGATCATATCTAGCATATTATCTATTTCTGGAATATTTTTATCTTATTTCTTATGGATTAAGCACATTTTTTCAATACAAAAATATTATAAATATTCATTTATACAAAAAATACATTACTTTTTTTTGAATGGATGGGGTTTTGATTATGTTTATAATATTTTTTTTGTAAATATTTATTTATATATATCTAAGATATTCTCTTATGATCCATTTAATAAATTTATGAATTATCTTTTTAAAATAGTAAAAATATGTAACTTTTATTTACTAAAAAGTAGCAATGGTTATGTAAGATGGTATGTATCATCTATGATTTTAGGTATTAATGCAATCTTTATACTAATCCTTTTATATTAA
- the nuoI gene encoding NADH-quinone oxidoreductase subunit NuoI — translation MTLKNIIIGFYTQIRSLLMIISNIFSKPETRLYPEEKLNLAPRYRGRIILTRNLDGRERCVACNLCAAVCPVDCISLQKSEKIDGRWYPKFFRINFSRCIFCGLCEEACPTAAIQLTPDIELSDFKRQDLVYEKEDLLISGPGKYPDYNFYNFSGVAIANKKIGDLDFESKPVNVKDLLP, via the coding sequence ATGACACTAAAAAATATTATTATTGGGTTTTATACACAAATCAGAAGTTTATTGATGATTATTTCTAATATTTTTTCAAAACCTGAGACTAGATTATATCCAGAAGAAAAATTAAATCTTGCTCCTCGTTATAGAGGTCGTATTATATTAACTCGTAATTTAGATGGAAGAGAACGTTGTGTAGCTTGTAATTTATGCGCAGCAGTTTGTCCTGTTGATTGTATTTCTTTACAAAAATCTGAAAAAATAGATGGTCGGTGGTATCCAAAATTTTTTCGTATTAACTTTTCTCGTTGTATATTTTGTGGTTTATGTGAAGAAGCATGTCCTACAGCTGCGATTCAATTAACTCCTGATATTGAATTATCTGATTTTAAAAGACAAGATTTGGTGTATGAAAAAGAAGATTTATTAATTTCAGGACCAGGAAAATATCCAGATTATAATTTTTATAATTTTTCCGGAGTAGCTATTGCAAATAAAAAAATAGGTGATTTAGATTTTGAGTCTAAACCTGTTAATGTAAAGGATTTATTACCATAA
- the nuoK gene encoding NADH-quinone oxidoreductase subunit NuoK, with protein MISLFHGLFLSLTLFILGLTSLMIRRNIFFLLISLEIMVNAAGLALITVGSYWKQVDGQIMYIFVITLAASEASIALALLLQLYKRNKTLNIDILNEMKG; from the coding sequence ATGATTTCTTTATTCCACGGATTGTTTTTATCGTTAACATTATTTATTTTAGGTTTAACTTCTTTAATGATAAGACGTAATATATTTTTTTTATTAATTAGTTTAGAAATAATGGTCAATGCTGCTGGATTAGCATTAATAACAGTTGGCAGTTATTGGAAACAAGTAGATGGACAAATAATGTATATATTTGTAATCACTTTAGCAGCATCAGAAGCTAGTATTGCTTTAGCATTATTATTACAACTTTATAAACGTAATAAAACATTAAATATTGATATTTTAAATGAGATGAAAGGATGA
- a CDS encoding NADH-quinone oxidoreductase subunit N, with protein MIINLQQLTALLPLLIMIFTAMTIMLSIAYNRNHFFVVLLSIFGLIFSFFSLYLLIPILPIDIYGLFHVTHYSILYMSMIIFSSISTCIFGYEWLKNFSYNKEEFYFLIIIAHLGAMSLIISNHMASFFINIEVLSLPIFGLIAYSSYQKYSLEAALKYIILSGVSSSFLLFGIAWVYSISGSLNFASIIPLVNSLAYHEELIVLFGMSMILLSVLFKLSIVPFHLWTPDIYQGTPASVLSFFSTAGKIAIFSMLLTFLSHISYSNKTIHFLLSLIIVLSMLFGNLMAIFQNNIKRLFGYSSISQIGYLFIIFLASNKNYYFSLEASVIYLYSYLFSNIAFFGIINLITNHNQTNNVNTLHRYQGLFWSNPLISMILTLVLLSLSGFPLTFGFISKFYILSIIIHEHLWIIGLVFLISTLLGFYCYLRVILNLYLQPLQLVSNEISISRHWLYTPSGVIIFISGIFLLILGMYPNQLINLVQLSIKV; from the coding sequence ATGATAATAAATTTACAACAATTAACAGCTTTGCTGCCTTTGTTGATTATGATATTTACTGCAATGACAATAATGTTATCTATTGCTTATAATCGAAATCATTTTTTTGTTGTGTTATTAAGTATTTTTGGATTAATCTTTTCATTTTTTTCTTTATATTTATTAATACCAATTTTACCTATAGATATTTATGGTTTATTTCATGTGACTCATTATTCTATTTTATATATGAGTATGATTATATTCTCTAGTATTAGTACCTGTATCTTTGGATATGAATGGTTAAAAAATTTTTCTTATAATAAAGAGGAATTTTATTTTTTGATTATTATTGCTCATTTAGGAGCAATGTCATTAATTATATCTAATCACATGGCTTCATTTTTTATAAATATTGAAGTATTATCATTACCAATTTTCGGTTTAATTGCTTATTCGTCGTATCAAAAATATTCTTTAGAAGCTGCTTTAAAGTATATTATTTTATCTGGTGTATCATCTAGTTTTTTATTATTTGGTATAGCGTGGGTTTATTCAATTTCTGGATCGTTAAATTTTGCATCAATTATTCCTCTTGTGAATAGCCTTGCTTACCATGAAGAATTGATTGTATTATTTGGAATGAGTATGATACTGTTATCAGTATTATTTAAACTATCTATTGTTCCATTTCATTTATGGACTCCTGATATTTATCAAGGCACTCCTGCGTCTGTATTATCTTTTTTTTCTACTGCAGGTAAAATTGCTATTTTTAGTATGTTATTAACTTTTTTATCACATATTTCTTATTCAAATAAAACAATACATTTTTTATTATCATTAATAATTGTTCTTTCGATGTTATTTGGAAATTTAATGGCTATTTTTCAAAATAATATTAAAAGATTATTTGGTTATTCTTCTATATCTCAAATAGGTTATCTTTTTATTATATTTTTGGCATCAAATAAAAATTATTATTTTTCTTTAGAAGCTAGCGTAATATATCTTTATAGTTATCTATTTAGTAATATTGCATTTTTTGGTATTATCAATTTGATAACTAATCATAATCAAACTAATAATGTAAATACATTACATAGATATCAAGGATTGTTTTGGTCTAATCCACTTATATCCATGATACTAACTTTAGTTCTTTTATCTTTATCTGGTTTTCCTTTAACATTTGGATTTATTAGTAAATTTTATATATTATCTATTATCATTCATGAACATTTATGGATAATAGGTTTAGTATTTTTAATTAGTACCTTGCTGGGTTTTTATTGTTATTTAAGAGTCATTTTAAATTTGTATTTACAACCATTACAACTAGTAAGTAATGAGATTAGTATATCTCGTCACTGGTTATATACTCCATCTGGAGTAATAATATTTATTTCAGGAATATTTTTATTGATTTTAGGCATGTATCCAAATCAATTAATTAATTTAGTACAATTGTCTATAAAAGTTTAA
- the folC gene encoding bifunctional tetrahydrofolate synthase/dihydrofolate synthase yields the protein MINKNDSLSVWLKKLEKLNKKTTFNLNQLKWIAKKLNVLYLQSFIFTVAGTNGKGTTCFMLEQLLLHSGYQVGLYTSPHLFDYKERIRVNGLLLKEEDHISAFQKIEFIRDSIELTYFEFITLSALILFKRYELDFIILEVGLGGRLDATNIIDSDISIITNIGIDHIEYLGKDRESIAYEKSGIFRSNKIAIIGETDIPNSMNKIALNTKTILKKINIDWYFYKYDKYWSFIHSNIKLYDLPITQIPLSSAALALSAIYYSGYYINQNVIRKLLPSVQLSGRFQTISISPHVIIDVAHNPHAALYLSHKLDEMHIIGKIYAVVGILKDKDITGIINQLKNKIDYWLVSPLKNVRTATSIQLRNIFPIHNTSIFNNISEAYKKAYITAKKEDLILVFGSFFTISELFSLHV from the coding sequence ATGATCAATAAAAATGATTCTTTATCTGTTTGGCTTAAAAAATTAGAAAAATTAAACAAAAAAACAACATTTAATCTTAATCAATTAAAATGGATTGCTAAAAAGTTAAATGTTTTATACTTGCAATCTTTTATCTTTACAGTAGCTGGAACGAATGGTAAAGGAACTACTTGTTTCATGTTAGAACAATTATTATTACATTCAGGTTATCAAGTAGGATTGTATACATCGCCTCATTTATTTGATTATAAAGAAAGAATACGAGTCAATGGATTATTATTAAAAGAAGAAGATCATATTTCTGCTTTTCAAAAAATAGAATTTATAAGAGATTCTATTGAACTAACGTATTTTGAATTTATTACACTTTCAGCATTAATATTATTTAAAAGATATGAATTAGATTTTATAATATTAGAAGTAGGTTTAGGAGGAAGATTAGATGCAACTAATATTATTGATTCAGATATATCTATTATTACTAATATTGGCATAGATCATATTGAATATTTAGGAAAAGATCGTGAAAGTATTGCATATGAAAAATCTGGTATTTTTAGAAGCAATAAAATTGCTATTATTGGAGAGACAGATATTCCTAACTCTATGAATAAAATAGCTTTAAATACCAAAACAATATTAAAAAAAATTAATATAGATTGGTATTTTTATAAATATGATAAATATTGGAGCTTTATTCATTCTAATATTAAATTATATGACTTACCTATCACTCAAATACCATTATCTAGTGCAGCTCTTGCTTTATCTGCTATTTATTATTCTGGTTATTACATTAATCAAAATGTCATAAGAAAGTTGCTTCCTTCTGTTCAATTATCGGGCAGGTTTCAAACTATTTCTATTTCTCCTCATGTTATTATAGATGTAGCTCATAATCCTCATGCTGCATTATATTTATCTCATAAATTAGATGAAATGCATATTATTGGTAAAATATATGCAGTAGTAGGAATATTAAAAGATAAAGACATTACAGGTATTATAAATCAATTAAAAAATAAAATTGATTATTGGTTAGTATCTCCATTAAAAAATGTTCGTACTGCAACTTCAATACAATTGAGAAATATATTTCCTATTCATAATACATCAATCTTTAATAATATAAGTGAAGCTTATAAAAAAGCATATATAACAGCAAAAAAAGAAGATTTAATTTTAGTATTCGGTTCTTTTTTTACTATTTCAGAACTTTTTTCATTACATGTATAA
- the nuoJ gene encoding NADH-quinone oxidoreductase subunit J translates to MNLIFYALSLIAIISTILTIIQKNVIYSLLYLIISFLSISGIFFYLGAFFAGALEVIIYAGAIIVLFVFVIMMLNINQENNIKKENFLKPIYWIGPSILSLILFISMTYVIFYLKDKTINKLLINSKIVGISLFGPYILLVELSSILLLSALVIVFHIGKNYENKSKFYN, encoded by the coding sequence ATGAATTTGATTTTTTATGCATTATCTTTGATAGCTATAATATCTACCATTTTAACAATTATTCAAAAAAACGTAATATATTCTTTATTATATTTAATTATTTCTTTTTTATCAATATCTGGAATATTTTTTTATCTTGGAGCTTTTTTTGCTGGAGCTTTAGAAGTTATTATTTATGCAGGAGCTATTATAGTATTATTTGTTTTCGTAATTATGATGTTAAACATTAATCAAGAGAATAATATAAAAAAAGAAAATTTTTTAAAACCTATTTATTGGATTGGACCTAGTATTTTATCATTAATATTATTTATTTCTATGACTTATGTTATTTTTTATTTAAAAGATAAAACAATTAATAAATTATTAATTAATTCAAAAATTGTTGGTATAAGTTTATTTGGTCCTTATATATTACTCGTTGAGTTATCTTCAATTCTTTTATTATCCGCTTTAGTTATTGTTTTTCATATTGGAAAAAACTATGAAAATAAATCAAAATTTTATAATTAG